From a region of the Streptomyces caniferus genome:
- a CDS encoding NADP-dependent oxidoreductase: MRAVAVSAFGEKPQLMDLPQPEPGPGEVLVRLSAAGLNPVDWKIADGMFGDAVPAAFPLVLGNDGAGEVLAIGNGVRRFTVGDAVFGQFQRPEQGGGSYCELAVAEESRLAHAARSVTYATSAALPTAGMTAYNLVEETRVTEGTRVLIVGATGGVGSFVTQLAAGRGAEVIATARPSKAELMRTLGAAETVDHTAGPLADQVLAAHPDGVDVLIDMVGGPAEFAELTRTVRDGGTAVSLLGSADADELTDNNLRGFNFVNRPSPQLLEILAGHVDAGRLTVLVGREVSLEEAPEALEASRSGRSQGKTVLAV, encoded by the coding sequence ATGAGAGCCGTAGCAGTCAGCGCATTCGGTGAAAAGCCGCAGCTCATGGATCTGCCACAGCCCGAACCAGGGCCCGGTGAGGTCCTGGTGCGGCTGTCCGCCGCCGGACTCAACCCCGTCGACTGGAAGATCGCCGACGGCATGTTCGGGGATGCCGTGCCGGCGGCCTTCCCCCTCGTCCTGGGGAACGACGGGGCGGGCGAGGTACTCGCGATCGGGAACGGCGTACGGCGGTTCACCGTCGGCGACGCGGTGTTCGGCCAGTTCCAGCGGCCGGAGCAGGGCGGCGGTTCGTACTGCGAACTCGCCGTTGCCGAGGAGAGCCGCCTCGCGCACGCCGCCCGGAGCGTCACCTACGCCACGTCCGCGGCGCTGCCGACGGCCGGCATGACCGCGTACAACCTGGTCGAGGAGACCCGGGTCACCGAGGGCACACGGGTGCTGATCGTCGGGGCGACCGGCGGCGTCGGCAGCTTCGTCACCCAGCTCGCGGCCGGCCGCGGCGCCGAGGTGATCGCCACCGCGCGCCCGTCCAAGGCCGAGCTGATGCGGACGCTGGGCGCCGCGGAGACCGTCGACCACACCGCGGGTCCGCTGGCCGACCAGGTCCTCGCGGCCCATCCGGACGGCGTCGACGTGCTGATCGACATGGTCGGCGGCCCGGCCGAGTTCGCCGAGCTGACCCGGACCGTACGCGACGGGGGCACGGCCGTCTCGCTCCTCGGCTCGGCCGACGCCGACGAGCTGACCGACAACAACCTGCGCGGCTTCAACTTCGTCAACCGCCCCTCCCCGCAGTTGCTGGAGATCCTCGCCGGCCATGTCGACGCGGGCCGGCTGACGGTTCTGGTGGGACGCGAGGTCTCTCTGGAAGAGGCGCCGGAGGCCCTGGAAGCCAGCCGCAGCGGCCGGTCCCAGGGCAAGACGGTCCTGGCGGTCTGA
- a CDS encoding response regulator transcription factor, with protein MRVLVAEAEERVAERIAAELRRAAVAVDIAPDGHTALAALRRGVYDVLVLRRDLPGPRADEVCRHLAEGGLPTRVLLLTAPGTAPDQPAAPGPGPDDHLTEPFADQDLLARVLALGRRGRPALPAVIERAGVALDTARRLAVRDGRPLALSRTEFGVLEVLLRAQGAQVSDDELIEEVWEEHISFRTNAVRVALGRLRAKLGDPPVIERVPGGGYRMGDGAAADEGAGTGDGAETNDRPTPGGEAEAGGEAEAGVATGTGSDGP; from the coding sequence ATGCGCGTACTGGTGGCGGAAGCCGAGGAGCGGGTCGCGGAGCGGATCGCCGCGGAGCTGCGCCGTGCGGCGGTCGCGGTGGATATCGCCCCTGACGGCCACACGGCGCTGGCCGCACTCCGGCGCGGTGTCTACGACGTGCTCGTCCTGCGCCGGGATCTGCCCGGCCCGCGCGCCGACGAGGTCTGCCGGCACCTGGCGGAAGGGGGCCTGCCGACCCGGGTGTTGCTGCTCACGGCACCCGGCACCGCCCCGGACCAACCTGCGGCCCCGGGGCCGGGCCCCGACGACCACCTCACCGAACCGTTCGCGGACCAGGACCTGCTCGCCCGGGTGCTGGCGCTCGGCCGGCGCGGCCGCCCCGCCCTGCCGGCGGTCATCGAACGGGCGGGGGTCGCCCTCGACACCGCCCGCCGGCTGGCCGTACGCGACGGCCGGCCGCTGGCACTGTCCCGCACCGAATTCGGGGTGCTGGAGGTGCTGTTGCGCGCCCAGGGCGCGCAGGTCAGCGACGACGAGCTGATCGAGGAGGTCTGGGAGGAACACATCAGCTTCCGCACCAACGCCGTACGCGTCGCGCTCGGCCGGCTGCGCGCCAAACTCGGCGACCCGCCGGTGATCGAGAGGGTGCCGGGCGGCGGCTACCGGATGGGCGACGGGGCGGCAGCGGACGAGGGAGCGGGGACGGGCGACGGGGCGGAAACGAACGACAGGCCGACGCCCGGCGGCGAGGCGGAGGCGGGCGGCGAGGCGGAGGCAGGCGTGGCGACGGGCACGGGGTCTGACGGGCCGTGA
- a CDS encoding ABC transporter ATP-binding protein, giving the protein MIRFDSVTKRYPDGTTAVDDLSFEVGEGELVTLVGPSGCGKTTTMMMVNRLIDPTHGQIYVDGSDVAGVDPVALRRRIGYVIQQTGLFPHRTVLDNTATVPFLSGWKKAKARERAAELLDLVGLDPAVYGSRYPEQLSGGQRQRVGVARALAADPPVLLMDEPFGAVDPVVRDRLQKEFLRLQAGMHKTVLLVTHDIEEAIRLGDRIAVYGEGRIEQYDTPASVLGAPATSYVAEFVGTDRALKQLSVTAIDRGDLEHPPLVRLGEPAADAARRLRAEDARWAVVLDEEGALHGWVGTEELAGVAGTVAGHARRMEAWVPVTGTLKAAFSEMLKHDAGWIAVLDGRRFLGVLTPTTLHEALRRTIGSDERGVPRERAEVDSVPTE; this is encoded by the coding sequence ATGATCCGGTTCGACTCCGTCACCAAGCGCTACCCCGACGGGACCACCGCCGTCGACGACCTCTCCTTCGAGGTCGGCGAGGGTGAACTGGTGACGCTGGTCGGCCCGTCCGGCTGCGGCAAGACGACCACGATGATGATGGTCAACCGGCTCATCGACCCCACCCACGGGCAGATCTACGTCGACGGCTCGGACGTCGCCGGGGTCGATCCGGTCGCCCTGCGCCGCCGGATCGGGTACGTCATCCAGCAGACCGGCCTCTTCCCCCATCGCACCGTCCTCGACAACACCGCCACCGTTCCCTTTCTGAGCGGCTGGAAGAAGGCCAAGGCCCGCGAGCGAGCCGCCGAACTCCTGGACCTGGTCGGCCTGGACCCCGCGGTCTACGGCTCGCGCTATCCCGAACAGCTCTCCGGCGGCCAGCGCCAGCGGGTCGGTGTGGCCCGTGCGCTCGCCGCCGACCCGCCCGTGCTGTTGATGGACGAGCCGTTCGGCGCGGTCGACCCGGTCGTCCGCGACCGGCTCCAGAAGGAGTTTCTGCGACTGCAGGCCGGCATGCACAAGACGGTGCTGCTGGTCACCCATGACATCGAGGAGGCCATCCGGCTCGGCGACCGGATCGCGGTCTACGGAGAGGGCCGGATCGAGCAGTACGACACCCCCGCGAGCGTCCTCGGCGCCCCCGCCACGTCCTATGTCGCCGAATTCGTCGGCACCGACCGCGCGTTGAAGCAGCTCTCGGTCACCGCGATCGACCGGGGCGACCTCGAACACCCGCCGCTCGTCCGGCTCGGCGAGCCCGCCGCGGACGCCGCGAGACGGCTGCGGGCCGAGGACGCCCGCTGGGCCGTGGTGCTCGACGAAGAGGGCGCGCTGCACGGCTGGGTGGGCACGGAGGAGCTGGCCGGGGTGGCGGGTACGGTGGCCGGCCACGCCCGCCGGATGGAGGCCTGGGTACCGGTGACCGGCACCCTCAAAGCGGCCTTCAGCGAGATGCTCAAACACGATGCCGGCTGGATCGCGGTCCTGGACGGCCGCCGGTTCCTGGGCGTTCTCACCCCGACCACGCTTCACGAGGCACTGCGCCGCACCATCGGCTCCGACGAGCGGGGCGTACCTCGCGAGCGGGCCGAGGTGGATTCCGTTCCCACGGAGTGA
- a CDS encoding ABC transporter substrate-binding protein, giving the protein MALGLSACAGGPSLENRSAITASPGDSRDLAIGSAGFTESELLAQMYATLLQHAGYRTHVLTVGNRELYEPALEAGQVDVVPEYAATFADWLNAKSKGAKAAPVASPDLGATMAALRRLAGPRGLSVLPAGRAVDQNAFAVSAAYARTHHLKTLSDLGRAKLPVRLAAGDECVQRPFCAPGLKKTYGIDITAVDPKGVGTTPAKRAVQNGQDQMMLTTSTDATLDQFGLVLLADDKKLQNADNVVPVVNRARAGSERVAAALNRLNKVLTTADLAHLNEQVDSWRRLPADVAHNYLQSKGLLPKD; this is encoded by the coding sequence ATGGCCCTCGGGCTCTCGGCCTGCGCCGGCGGCCCTTCTCTGGAGAACCGCTCCGCGATCACCGCTTCCCCCGGCGACAGCCGCGATCTGGCCATCGGTTCGGCGGGCTTCACCGAGAGCGAGCTGCTCGCCCAGATGTATGCGACGCTGCTCCAGCACGCCGGATACCGCACCCATGTCCTGACGGTCGGCAACCGTGAACTGTACGAACCGGCCCTGGAGGCCGGCCAGGTCGATGTCGTCCCCGAGTACGCCGCGACCTTCGCCGACTGGCTCAACGCCAAGAGCAAGGGGGCCAAGGCGGCGCCGGTCGCCTCACCGGACCTCGGTGCGACCATGGCCGCGCTGCGCCGGCTCGCCGGCCCCCGAGGTCTGTCCGTGCTCCCGGCCGGCCGGGCCGTCGACCAGAACGCCTTCGCGGTGAGCGCCGCCTATGCCCGCACACACCACCTCAAGACCCTCAGCGATCTGGGGCGCGCCAAGCTGCCGGTGCGTCTGGCGGCGGGTGATGAGTGCGTCCAGCGGCCGTTCTGTGCACCCGGGCTGAAGAAGACGTACGGGATCGACATCACCGCCGTCGACCCGAAGGGCGTCGGGACCACGCCCGCCAAACGGGCCGTACAGAACGGGCAGGACCAGATGATGCTGACGACCAGTACCGATGCCACCCTCGATCAGTTCGGCCTGGTGCTGCTCGCCGACGACAAGAAGCTGCAGAACGCCGACAACGTCGTTCCCGTCGTCAACCGTGCCCGCGCAGGGAGCGAACGGGTGGCGGCCGCGCTCAACCGGCTCAACAAGGTCCTGACCACCGCCGATCTGGCGCATCTCAATGAGCAGGTGGACAGCTGGCGGCGGCTGCCGGCGGACGTGGCCCACAACTACCTGCAGTCCAAAGGGCTGTTGCCCAAGGACTGA
- a CDS encoding ABC transporter permease, which produces MNTLSAVWTWLTTAANWSGENGVWNRLEQHLVLTFSCLVISALIALPVALTLGHLGRGGALAVNLANIGRAVPTFAVLVLLLLTPIGRYGQWPTIIALVLFAIPPLLTNAYVGMREVDQSVVRAARGMGMTGTQLVWRVEVPLAFPLVLTGIRIAAVQLVATATLAALVGGGGLGRIITAGFNLASTPQVVAGAVLVAVFALLMEGAFELAQRCAPGWARGRIR; this is translated from the coding sequence ATGAACACCCTCTCCGCGGTCTGGACATGGCTGACCACCGCCGCCAACTGGTCCGGGGAGAACGGTGTCTGGAACCGCCTGGAACAGCACCTCGTGCTCACCTTCTCCTGCCTGGTCATCAGCGCCCTGATCGCACTTCCCGTCGCGCTGACCCTCGGCCACCTCGGCCGCGGAGGCGCGCTGGCCGTCAACCTCGCCAACATCGGCCGCGCGGTGCCGACCTTCGCCGTCCTCGTCCTCCTGCTGCTGACCCCCATCGGGCGGTACGGGCAGTGGCCGACGATCATCGCGCTGGTGCTGTTCGCCATCCCGCCGCTGCTGACCAATGCGTATGTCGGGATGCGGGAGGTGGACCAGAGCGTGGTGCGGGCCGCGCGGGGGATGGGGATGACCGGGACGCAGCTGGTGTGGCGGGTCGAGGTGCCGCTCGCCTTCCCGCTCGTCCTCACCGGCATCCGGATCGCCGCCGTCCAGCTGGTGGCCACCGCCACCCTCGCCGCGCTGGTGGGCGGCGGTGGTCTCGGCCGGATCATCACCGCGGGGTTCAACCTGGCCAGCACCCCTCAGGTGGTCGCCGGCGCGGTGCTGGTCGCGGTGTTCGCGCTGCTGATGGAGGGCGCCTTCGAGCTGGCGCAGCGGTGCGCGCCGGGCTGGGCACGGGGGCGGATCCGGTGA
- a CDS encoding ABC transporter permease, whose amino-acid sequence MTAPPPDDCLARNDWICGDYLSTRRQILLDAVGQHIQLTVISVVLGLVIAVPLALLARRRRWTVGPVLGITTVLYTIPSLAMFSLLLPVYGLSATLVVVGLALYSLTLLVRNILAGLDGVPAEAKEAARGMGYGPMRQLLTIELPLAVPAAMAGLRIATVSAVALTTVGAIVGYGGLGNLIYAGMNSFFKAQVLTASVLCVIIAVVFDLLLLGAERLLTPWRRAGRRTRGRTRAGAGAKRLVTAGRRT is encoded by the coding sequence GTGACCGCACCGCCGCCGGACGACTGTCTGGCCCGTAACGACTGGATCTGCGGCGACTACCTGAGCACCCGTCGGCAGATCCTGCTCGACGCGGTCGGCCAGCACATCCAGCTGACGGTGATCTCGGTGGTGCTCGGCCTGGTGATCGCGGTCCCGCTGGCGCTGCTGGCCCGCCGCAGGCGCTGGACGGTCGGACCGGTGCTCGGCATCACCACGGTCCTCTACACGATCCCGTCGCTGGCGATGTTCTCGCTGCTGCTGCCGGTCTACGGGCTGTCGGCGACCCTCGTCGTGGTCGGCCTCGCCCTGTACTCCCTCACCCTGCTCGTACGGAACATCCTGGCGGGGCTGGACGGCGTCCCCGCCGAGGCCAAGGAGGCCGCCCGCGGCATGGGGTACGGGCCGATGCGCCAACTGCTGACCATCGAGCTGCCGTTGGCAGTGCCGGCCGCGATGGCCGGGCTGCGGATCGCCACGGTCTCCGCGGTCGCGCTCACCACGGTCGGGGCGATCGTCGGGTACGGCGGCCTGGGGAACCTCATCTACGCCGGTATGAACTCCTTCTTCAAGGCGCAGGTGCTCACCGCGTCCGTGCTGTGCGTGATCATCGCGGTCGTCTTCGATCTGCTGCTGCTCGGGGCGGAGCGGCTGCTCACCCCCTGGCGCCGGGCCGGACGCAGGACGCGGGGGCGTACTCGGGCCGGGGCGGGAGCGAAGCGGCTGGTCACGGCCGGGCGGCGGACATGA
- a CDS encoding polysaccharide deacetylase family protein produces the protein MPKQKSAARSTSIAGLLAATTLVLTLGGCATYDVTAPADARADAPAADVKAKDARLASAGNKKTADGKNADGKNGSAPAGGKGDDVDCRTAKCVALTFDAGPSEHTDRLLDILKKEKVHATFFMLGQNHVEKRPAEVKRIDAEGHELANHTWSHQILTDIAPGEAKRELSRVQDAVRKITGKTPKLMRPPQGRTDEEVSKISKNLGLAQVLWSVTAKDYQTNDSALITKRVLDQTERDGIILLHDIYKGTVPAVPGILKELKKRGYTVVTVSQLLSPAKPEPGMVYRP, from the coding sequence ATGCCGAAGCAGAAGTCCGCGGCCCGCAGCACGTCCATAGCCGGGCTGCTGGCCGCCACGACCCTGGTCCTGACCCTCGGTGGCTGTGCCACCTACGACGTGACCGCCCCGGCCGACGCCCGCGCCGACGCACCGGCGGCCGACGTCAAGGCGAAGGACGCCCGGCTCGCCTCGGCCGGGAACAAGAAGACCGCGGACGGCAAGAACGCCGACGGCAAGAACGGCAGCGCACCGGCGGGCGGAAAGGGCGACGACGTCGACTGCCGCACGGCGAAGTGCGTCGCGCTCACCTTCGACGCGGGCCCCAGCGAGCACACCGACCGCCTGCTGGACATCCTCAAGAAGGAGAAGGTGCACGCGACCTTCTTCATGCTCGGCCAGAACCACGTCGAGAAGCGCCCGGCCGAGGTGAAGCGGATCGACGCCGAGGGCCATGAGCTGGCCAACCACACCTGGTCGCACCAGATCCTGACCGACATCGCGCCCGGCGAGGCCAAGCGCGAGCTCTCCCGTGTCCAGGACGCGGTCCGCAAGATCACCGGCAAGACGCCGAAGCTGATGCGCCCGCCGCAGGGCAGGACCGACGAAGAGGTGTCCAAGATCAGCAAGAACCTCGGCCTGGCGCAGGTCCTGTGGAGCGTGACCGCCAAGGACTACCAGACCAACGACTCGGCCCTGATCACCAAGCGGGTGCTCGACCAGACCGAACGCGACGGCATCATCCTGCTGCACGACATCTACAAGGGGACCGTGCCGGCCGTTCCCGGCATCCTCAAGGAGCTGAAGAAGCGCGGCTATACGGTCGTCACGGTCTCCCAGCTGCTGTCCCCGGCGAAGCCGGAACCGGGGATGGTCTACCGCCCGTAG
- a CDS encoding VanZ family protein: MARTQQGDETAWSPVAARAPLAVRILLLVLAFAAMVAFAVALAKVTLTPSAASVPLTHPNLRPGDSIRSYLAQPHLADTVKQLGGNVLLGVPFGVLLPVLLPQARGLLRVGVATALVMLLVELVQGALITGRAFDIDDVILNCTGALLGYLLLGRRLGRAVHPRRRHWWHRFSGKGAAAGQPKASKMSAP, translated from the coding sequence ATGGCGCGTACGCAACAGGGCGACGAGACAGCGTGGTCACCCGTGGCCGCGCGGGCCCCGCTGGCCGTCCGGATCCTTCTGCTGGTGCTGGCGTTCGCCGCGATGGTGGCCTTTGCGGTGGCGCTGGCGAAGGTCACACTGACCCCGTCGGCGGCCTCGGTGCCGCTGACCCATCCCAACCTCCGCCCCGGTGACTCGATCCGGAGCTACCTGGCGCAACCGCACCTGGCCGACACGGTCAAGCAGCTCGGCGGCAACGTCCTGCTGGGGGTGCCGTTCGGGGTGCTGCTGCCGGTGCTGCTGCCGCAGGCGCGGGGGCTGCTCCGGGTCGGCGTGGCGACGGCTTTGGTGATGCTGCTGGTGGAGCTGGTGCAGGGGGCGTTGATCACCGGCCGGGCGTTCGACATCGACGATGTGATCCTCAACTGCACCGGCGCGCTGCTCGGCTATCTGCTGTTGGGGCGCCGGCTCGGCCGTGCGGTGCATCCGCGGCGCCGGCACTGGTGGCACCGGTTCAGCGGGAAGGGGGCTGCGGCGGGGCAGCCGAAGGCCTCCAAGATGTCCGCTCCGTAG
- a CDS encoding alpha/beta hydrolase produces the protein MGLTSQSLEYAVIVLAVACVAATVWLWPRLSKRGVGPVLGRLGAILVTQVSIVCALALAVNTNFEFYGNWDELLGNNDKAPVSVSQGGGQYASVGNMKGGLVQPAGPQGLDRVTGLPKGPADRVGKVESVRIVGRRTRAINPGFVYLPPQYFQQQFRRQRFPVMVVISGYPGGIMNLAQHLQVPQNAGRLIAQGRMQPTVIVMVRPTIAPPRDTECVDVPGGPQAETFFTKDLPDAMKSAYRVGHDPSAWGAFGYSSGGTCSLQLAMRNPKAYTSAVSLSGDYAIKDDLTTGSLFGPGPEGAQKEREHDLLWRLKNLPAPQISALVASSRKGEADYGETMKFLHAAKSPMTVDSIILPQGSHQFATWRREVVPALEWQSQQLTFPQDTQAVAPPRKPGAGAPGKGGAPAPGQQSGPSKAPSASDDKGRRRVEAERPRG, from the coding sequence ATGGGGCTGACCAGTCAGTCGCTCGAGTACGCGGTGATCGTGCTGGCGGTGGCCTGTGTCGCCGCCACGGTGTGGCTCTGGCCCCGGCTGTCGAAGCGCGGGGTGGGTCCCGTCCTGGGGAGACTGGGCGCCATCCTGGTCACCCAGGTGTCGATCGTGTGCGCGCTCGCCCTTGCGGTGAACACGAACTTCGAGTTCTACGGCAACTGGGACGAGCTGCTGGGCAACAACGACAAGGCCCCGGTGTCCGTGAGCCAGGGCGGCGGGCAGTACGCCTCGGTCGGCAACATGAAGGGCGGGCTGGTCCAACCGGCCGGTCCGCAGGGCCTCGATCGGGTGACCGGCCTTCCCAAGGGGCCCGCGGACCGGGTGGGCAAGGTCGAGTCCGTACGGATCGTCGGCCGCCGCACGCGGGCCATCAACCCCGGCTTCGTCTATCTGCCGCCGCAGTACTTCCAGCAGCAGTTCCGCCGTCAGCGGTTCCCCGTCATGGTCGTCATCAGCGGCTACCCGGGCGGGATCATGAACCTCGCGCAGCACCTCCAGGTGCCGCAGAACGCGGGCCGGCTGATCGCGCAGGGCCGGATGCAGCCGACGGTGATCGTGATGGTCCGGCCGACGATCGCGCCGCCGCGGGACACCGAGTGTGTGGATGTGCCGGGCGGGCCGCAGGCCGAGACGTTCTTCACCAAGGATCTGCCGGACGCCATGAAGTCGGCCTACCGGGTGGGGCACGACCCCAGCGCCTGGGGCGCGTTCGGGTACTCGTCCGGCGGTACGTGCTCGCTGCAGCTGGCGATGCGCAACCCGAAGGCCTACACCTCCGCGGTCTCGCTCTCCGGCGACTACGCCATCAAGGACGACCTGACCACCGGCAGCCTCTTCGGCCCCGGCCCGGAGGGCGCCCAGAAGGAGCGCGAGCACGATCTGCTGTGGCGGCTGAAGAACCTCCCCGCGCCGCAGATCTCCGCGCTGGTCGCCAGCAGCCGTAAGGGCGAGGCGGATTACGGCGAGACCATGAAGTTCCTCCATGCCGCCAAGTCGCCGATGACGGTCGACTCGATCATCCTGCCGCAGGGCAGCCACCAGTTCGCGACCTGGCGGCGCGAGGTCGTGCCGGCCCTGGAGTGGCAGAGCCAGCAGCTGACCTTCCCGCAGGACACCCAGGCGGTCGCCCCGCCGCGCAAGCCGGGAGCGGGCGCACCGGGCAAGGGCGGCGCCCCGGCCCCGGGGCAGCAGAGCGGACCGTCCAAGGCGCCGTCGGCGTCCGACGACAAGGGACGCCGACGGGTGGAGGCGGAGCGCCCCCGGGGGTGA
- a CDS encoding vWA domain-containing protein — translation MGIRSLLRNAFGRSKATREETGAAPSGADKPESATIPEAREESVPAATAPAPEAEVPAARTAPTETPDTDPAPAPTTATLPAQGGRADRGDRPAETSPVREDEAAAEAPATAEPSPVDAAAVEPSTAAEPSVAEETAVAGKSEADAVEDKAGAATGNDKDVPADEAPEATDAAAPAASDTVSDLVSQAFDNPSQAPAADAEPTADADADEPTTDAAAAEPTADAAEPEPERAAEPVAEVKETAEAEPVAEADETPAAEPVATADAVAEPEPEPTVEPAAEVVAEPADAAVAEPADAVVAEAADAAAVEAEAEAAAEPEAAPEPVTEAAAKTEAAEAEPKSEPKAEPKPKAKSGAKPEATAATAEKAADRPGAETPGALPTVAPALLSLYKSAGATLDKHGLATQRAAVYLVLDRSGSMRNYYKDGTVQNLAEQALGLAAHFDDDATVPVVFFSTDIDGTADIDLTNYEGRIAELHAGLGHMGRTNYHWAINAVVDHYKKSGSTAPAFVIFQTDGAPTSKPAAEKALCEAAGLPIFWQFIGFGDPDAKGFDFLRKLDDLAVPEKRVIDNAGFFHAGRDPRGLSHDKLYQQLMVEFPEWLAEARTAGVIKDN, via the coding sequence ATGGGCATTCGGAGTCTGCTGCGCAACGCTTTCGGTCGCTCCAAGGCGACCCGTGAAGAAACCGGCGCGGCCCCGAGCGGCGCCGACAAGCCGGAGTCCGCGACCATCCCGGAGGCTCGCGAAGAGTCCGTCCCGGCCGCGACCGCCCCGGCCCCGGAGGCCGAGGTCCCGGCCGCACGGACGGCCCCCACGGAGACACCGGACACCGACCCGGCTCCCGCTCCGACCACCGCGACGCTGCCGGCACAGGGCGGCCGCGCGGACCGGGGAGACCGGCCGGCGGAGACCTCCCCGGTGCGCGAGGACGAGGCTGCGGCCGAGGCCCCCGCGACGGCCGAGCCCTCCCCCGTGGACGCGGCCGCCGTCGAGCCGTCGACCGCCGCCGAGCCGTCGGTTGCCGAGGAGACCGCGGTGGCCGGGAAGTCCGAGGCGGACGCCGTCGAGGACAAGGCCGGCGCGGCCACCGGCAACGACAAGGACGTACCCGCGGACGAGGCCCCCGAGGCCACGGATGCTGCCGCCCCGGCCGCCTCCGACACCGTCTCCGACCTCGTGAGCCAGGCCTTCGACAACCCGAGCCAGGCGCCGGCGGCGGACGCCGAGCCGACCGCGGACGCCGATGCCGATGAGCCGACCACGGACGCTGCCGCTGCCGAGCCGACCGCGGATGCCGCGGAGCCGGAGCCGGAGCGTGCGGCGGAGCCGGTGGCCGAGGTGAAGGAGACGGCCGAGGCGGAGCCGGTCGCCGAGGCGGACGAAACGCCTGCGGCAGAGCCGGTGGCGACGGCTGACGCGGTGGCGGAGCCCGAGCCCGAGCCGACGGTCGAGCCCGCGGCGGAGGTCGTCGCGGAACCCGCGGACGCGGCAGTTGCCGAGCCTGCGGACGCGGTGGTCGCCGAGGCTGCGGACGCGGCAGCGGTCGAGGCCGAGGCCGAAGCTGCCGCAGAGCCGGAAGCCGCGCCCGAGCCGGTGACCGAAGCCGCGGCGAAGACCGAAGCAGCCGAGGCAGAGCCGAAGTCCGAACCGAAGGCAGAGCCGAAGCCGAAGGCCAAGTCCGGGGCAAAGCCGGAGGCAACGGCAGCGACAGCGGAAAAGGCCGCGGACCGCCCCGGTGCCGAGACCCCCGGCGCCCTCCCCACCGTCGCCCCCGCGCTCCTCAGCCTCTACAAGTCCGCGGGCGCCACCCTGGACAAGCACGGCCTCGCCACCCAGCGCGCCGCCGTCTACCTGGTCCTCGACCGCTCCGGCTCGATGCGCAACTACTACAAGGACGGCACGGTCCAGAACCTCGCCGAGCAGGCCCTCGGCCTCGCCGCGCACTTCGACGACGACGCCACCGTCCCCGTCGTCTTCTTCTCCACCGACATCGACGGCACCGCCGACATCGACCTCACCAACTACGAGGGCCGGATCGCGGAACTGCACGCCGGTCTCGGCCACATGGGCCGTACGAACTACCACTGGGCCATCAACGCCGTCGTCGACCACTACAAGAAGTCCGGTTCCACCGCCCCGGCCTTCGTCATCTTCCAGACCGACGGCGCCCCGACCTCCAAGCCGGCCGCCGAGAAGGCGCTCTGCGAGGCGGCCGGGCTGCCCATCTTCTGGCAGTTCATCGGCTTCGGTGACCCGGACGCCAAGGGCTTCGACTTCCTCCGCAAGCTCGACGACCTGGCCGTCCCGGAGAAGCGCGTCATCGACAACGCCGGCTTCTTCCACGCCGGCCGCGACCCGCGCGGCCTCTCCCACGACAAGCTCTACCAGCAGCTGATGGTCGAGTTCCCCGAGTGGCTCGCCGAGGCCCGCACCGCGGGCGTCATCAAGGACAACTGA